In Bacillus cereus ATCC 14579, a single window of DNA contains:
- a CDS encoding GatB/YqeY domain-containing protein: MSLLGRLNDDMKQAMKNKQKEKLTVIRMVKAALQNEGIKLQHTLTEEEEITVLAREVKQYKDSLLEFKKAGREDLVNKLQSEIQILSAYLPEQLTEEELVDVIKQVISEVGATSKADMGKVMTAVMPKVKGKTDGSLVNKLVIQLLA; the protein is encoded by the coding sequence ATGAGTCTTCTCGGTCGTTTAAACGATGATATGAAACAAGCGATGAAGAATAAACAAAAAGAAAAATTAACCGTTATTCGTATGGTTAAGGCTGCTTTACAAAATGAAGGTATTAAACTGCAACATACTCTTACTGAAGAAGAGGAAATAACAGTTTTAGCTCGTGAAGTAAAACAGTATAAGGACTCCCTCCTTGAATTTAAAAAAGCTGGTCGTGAAGACCTTGTTAATAAACTGCAAAGTGAAATTCAGATTTTAAGCGCATATTTGCCAGAGCAATTAACTGAAGAAGAACTAGTTGATGTAATCAAGCAAGTTATTTCTGAAGTTGGTGCGACTTCTAAAGCAGATATGGGTAAGGTGATGACTGCTGTTATGCCGAAAGTAAAAGGTAAAACAGACGGATCACTTGTGAATAAGCTGGTTATCCAGCTATTAGCATAA
- the recO gene encoding DNA repair protein RecO gives MFQKVEGIVIRTTDYGETNKIVTIFSRELGKVSAMARGSKKPKSRLASVSQLMTHGHFLIQMGSGLGTLQQGEIISTMKEIREDIFLTAYASFIVELTDKATEDKKHNPYLFEMLYQTLHYMCEGVDPEVLSLIYQTKMLPVLGMRPYFDTCAICHQETDFVAFSVREGGFLCSRHAEQDPYRIPVGEAVHKLLRLFFHFDLHRLGNVSVKDSTKKQMRLVLNTYYDEYCGIYLKSRRFLEQLDKFQI, from the coding sequence ATGTTTCAAAAAGTTGAGGGCATCGTTATCCGTACGACAGATTACGGAGAAACGAACAAAATTGTTACAATATTCTCAAGAGAACTTGGTAAGGTAAGTGCAATGGCAAGAGGGTCAAAAAAACCGAAAAGCCGATTAGCATCTGTGTCGCAATTAATGACACATGGCCATTTTCTAATTCAAATGGGATCTGGGCTTGGAACATTGCAACAAGGCGAGATTATTTCAACTATGAAAGAAATTCGCGAGGATATATTTTTAACTGCTTATGCATCATTTATTGTTGAGTTAACTGATAAAGCAACAGAAGATAAAAAACATAATCCGTATTTATTTGAAATGTTATATCAAACGTTGCATTATATGTGTGAGGGTGTTGATCCAGAAGTATTATCATTAATTTATCAAACGAAAATGCTTCCGGTATTAGGGATGCGCCCGTACTTTGATACATGTGCGATTTGTCATCAAGAAACAGACTTTGTCGCCTTCTCCGTAAGGGAAGGCGGTTTTCTGTGCTCACGTCATGCAGAGCAAGACCCATATCGTATACCGGTAGGAGAAGCTGTTCATAAATTATTACGCCTTTTCTTCCATTTCGATTTACATAGGCTCGGAAATGTATCGGTAAAGGATAGCACAAAAAAACAAATGCGTTTAGTATTGAATACATATTATGATGAATATTGCGGAATTTATTTGAAATCAAGACGTTTTTTAGAACAACTTGATAAGTTTCAAATATAA
- a CDS encoding helix-turn-helix transcriptional regulator: protein MIIIELNKRQEHIIQIVKDHGPITGESIAAQLGLTRATLRPDLAILTMAGYLEARPRVGYFYTGKTGGQLLSEAVKKIKVQDYQSRPVVIDKNVSVYDAICTMFLEDVGTLFVVDQMTLLVGVVSRKDLLRASLGKQDLTSLPVNIIMTRMPNIAMCRREDSLYDIAMELIERQIDAMPVVKDTKQGLEVIGRITKTNITRAFVNLVNNE from the coding sequence GTGATTATCATAGAGCTGAATAAACGGCAAGAACATATCATTCAGATTGTAAAAGATCACGGTCCTATTACAGGGGAATCAATTGCAGCGCAATTGGGTCTAACACGTGCGACGCTAAGACCAGACTTAGCAATTTTAACGATGGCTGGTTATTTAGAAGCACGTCCACGCGTAGGTTATTTTTATACGGGTAAAACTGGGGGGCAGCTATTATCTGAAGCTGTTAAGAAAATTAAAGTACAAGATTATCAATCTAGACCGGTTGTAATTGATAAAAATGTTTCCGTATACGATGCAATTTGTACGATGTTTTTAGAGGACGTTGGTACATTGTTCGTTGTAGATCAGATGACTCTATTAGTTGGTGTTGTGTCTCGTAAAGATTTATTAAGAGCGAGCTTAGGAAAGCAGGATTTAACCTCTCTTCCGGTTAATATTATCATGACAAGGATGCCAAACATTGCGATGTGTCGTAGAGAGGATTCTTTATATGATATTGCGATGGAATTAATAGAAAGACAGATTGATGCAATGCCAGTTGTAAAAGATACGAAACAAGGTTTAGAAGTGATTGGGCGAATTACAAAAACAAATATTACACGTGCGTTTGTAAATTTAGTAAATAACGAATAA
- the era gene encoding GTPase Era — protein sequence MNRKGYKSGFVSIIGRPNVGKSTFLNRIIGQKIAIMSDKPQTTRNKIQGVYTENDAQVIFIDTPGIHKPKHKLGDFMVKMAQTTLKEVDIVLFMVNAVEGFGRGEEFIIEKLKETKQPVFLVINKIDQLHPEQLLELIDQYRKLHEFAEIVPISALDGNNVDALIGTIKKYLPEGPQYYPENQVTDHPERFIIAELIREKVLHLTREEVPHSVAVVIDAIQKREGGAVYINATIVVERASQKGIIIGKQGKMLKEVGKRARFDIEALLGSKVFLEVWVKVQKDWRNKMSQLRDLGFREDEY from the coding sequence ATGAATAGAAAAGGTTATAAATCAGGTTTTGTCTCTATTATTGGCAGACCGAATGTTGGAAAATCTACATTTTTAAACCGTATTATTGGCCAGAAAATTGCTATTATGAGTGATAAGCCACAAACGACTCGTAATAAAATTCAAGGTGTATATACAGAAAATGATGCACAAGTTATTTTCATTGATACACCAGGAATACATAAACCTAAACATAAATTAGGCGACTTCATGGTAAAGATGGCTCAAACGACATTAAAAGAAGTTGATATTGTTCTGTTTATGGTTAATGCAGTTGAAGGATTTGGTCGTGGTGAGGAATTCATCATTGAGAAATTAAAAGAAACGAAACAACCAGTATTTTTAGTCATTAATAAAATTGACCAACTTCATCCAGAGCAATTACTAGAGTTAATTGATCAATATCGTAAACTACATGAATTTGCAGAGATTGTACCAATTTCTGCGTTAGACGGTAATAATGTGGACGCTTTAATTGGAACAATTAAAAAGTATTTACCAGAAGGACCACAATACTATCCAGAGAATCAAGTAACGGATCATCCGGAGAGATTTATTATTGCAGAGCTTATTCGTGAGAAAGTACTACATTTAACACGTGAAGAAGTGCCGCATTCTGTGGCTGTTGTTATCGATGCGATTCAAAAGCGTGAGGGCGGGGCAGTTTATATAAATGCAACGATTGTTGTTGAACGTGCATCACAAAAAGGAATCATCATCGGAAAACAAGGGAAAATGTTAAAAGAAGTTGGTAAGCGAGCTCGTTTTGATATTGAAGCGCTACTTGGTTCTAAAGTATTTTTAGAAGTATGGGTAAAAGTGCAAAAAGATTGGCGTAATAAAATGTCTCAGCTTCGTGACCTAGGTTTCCGCGAGGATGAGTACTAA
- a CDS encoding pyruvate, water dikinase regulatory protein, whose translation MDNKIVYVVSDSVGETADLVVRAAMGQFPFAPDIRRVPYVEDTGTLKEVISIAKSNQALICFTLVKPDMRQYLVTEAAKEGVEAYDIIGPLIDQIEEITGQVPRYEPGVVRRLDEEYFKKIEAIEFAVKYDDGRDARGILKADIVLIGVSRTSKTPLSQYLAHNKRLKVANVPLVPEVDPPEELYQVAKEKCFGLKITPDKLNHIRKERLKSLGLSDGATYANINRIQEEIDHFEEVISRINCQVIDVSNKAIEETANIIVNAVQNQKMF comes from the coding sequence ATGGATAATAAAATCGTATATGTCGTATCTGACTCTGTAGGAGAAACGGCTGATTTGGTTGTTCGAGCAGCAATGGGGCAATTCCCGTTTGCTCCTGATATTAGACGTGTACCGTATGTAGAAGATACAGGGACATTAAAAGAAGTGATTTCGATTGCTAAGAGTAATCAAGCACTTATATGTTTTACGTTAGTTAAGCCTGATATGCGCCAGTATTTAGTAACAGAGGCTGCAAAAGAAGGGGTAGAGGCATACGATATTATCGGCCCTCTTATTGATCAAATTGAAGAAATTACGGGGCAAGTGCCGAGATATGAGCCAGGTGTTGTCCGTAGGTTAGATGAAGAATACTTTAAAAAGATTGAAGCGATTGAGTTTGCTGTGAAGTATGATGACGGCAGAGATGCACGAGGTATTTTAAAAGCAGATATCGTGTTGATTGGTGTTTCGCGTACATCAAAAACACCACTTTCCCAATATTTAGCTCATAACAAACGCTTGAAAGTTGCGAATGTACCACTCGTGCCAGAAGTTGACCCACCTGAAGAACTATATCAAGTGGCAAAAGAAAAATGTTTCGGTTTGAAAATTACGCCAGATAAGTTAAATCATATTCGAAAAGAACGATTAAAATCACTTGGATTAAGTGATGGAGCAACATATGCAAATATTAATCGTATTCAAGAAGAAATTGATCACTTTGAGGAAGTAATTAGTAGAATAAATTGCCAAGTAATCGATGTATCGAATAAAGCGATTGAAGAAACAGCAAATATTATTGTGAATGCAGTGCAAAACCAAAAAATGTTTTAG
- a CDS encoding DUF4253 domain-containing protein, producing the protein MNFKKILGFIKKQKNELISEEIRKEIGFSQEILNVIKQVTNSSIQPFYATDSKSKIAGVSFVTFEDSAEQQVIKLQSEVQKLGYLAFICERSFSQGSKSECRIAITQGNDQFDILTIQQTNGVNYEVSNIDVIFKLRKWNDRYPFIIIGADHDWVDAIFSALPTDEEMQSFAQEMYEFCPDIVEQGTESIEELVEEIKKTKKLFLWWD; encoded by the coding sequence ATGAATTTCAAAAAAATATTAGGATTCATTAAAAAACAAAAAAATGAATTAATAAGCGAGGAAATACGAAAGGAAATTGGATTTAGTCAAGAAATTTTGAATGTTATAAAACAAGTTACTAACAGCAGCATCCAGCCCTTTTATGCAACTGATTCAAAATCTAAAATAGCCGGAGTCTCTTTCGTTACCTTTGAGGATTCTGCTGAACAGCAAGTTATAAAACTTCAATCTGAGGTTCAGAAACTTGGATACTTAGCTTTTATTTGCGAAAGAAGTTTTAGTCAAGGAAGTAAGAGTGAGTGTAGAATTGCAATTACACAAGGAAATGACCAATTTGATATCCTTACAATCCAACAAACAAATGGCGTTAATTACGAAGTTAGCAATATAGATGTTATTTTTAAACTAAGAAAATGGAATGATCGCTATCCTTTTATCATAATCGGTGCAGATCATGACTGGGTTGATGCCATTTTTAGCGCGTTACCTACAGACGAAGAAATGCAATCTTTCGCGCAAGAAATGTATGAATTTTGTCCAGATATAGTGGAACAAGGAACAGAAAGCATTGAGGAGTTAGTCGAAGAAATTAAGAAAACGAAAAAGCTTTTTTTATGGTGGGATTAA
- the ybeY gene encoding rRNA maturation RNase YbeY, with translation MSLLIDFIDETEEVKEEYMSLIREVLEKAAQMENIEDGAEVSVTFVDNERIREINRDYRDKDQPTDVISFAMEEMGEGEMEIVGAEMPRMLGDLIISIPRAKEQAEEYGHSFDRELGFLALHGFLHLLGYDHMTEEDEKEMFGRQKEILEAFGLGR, from the coding sequence ATGAGTTTGTTAATTGATTTTATTGATGAAACAGAAGAAGTAAAAGAAGAGTATATGAGTTTAATTCGTGAAGTGTTAGAAAAAGCAGCTCAAATGGAAAATATCGAGGATGGTGCGGAGGTATCGGTGACATTTGTAGATAATGAGCGCATTAGAGAAATTAATCGTGATTACCGAGATAAAGATCAACCTACAGATGTAATATCCTTTGCCATGGAAGAGATGGGAGAAGGAGAAATGGAGATTGTTGGTGCAGAGATGCCGCGCATGTTAGGGGATCTTATTATCTCTATTCCAAGGGCGAAAGAGCAAGCTGAAGAGTACGGACATTCTTTCGATCGTGAACTTGGATTTTTGGCGTTACATGGCTTTTTACATTTACTTGGTTATGATCACATGACAGAAGAAGATGAAAAAGAAATGTTCGGAAGACAAAAAGAAATTTTAGAAGCTTTTGGATTAGGACGATGA
- a CDS encoding HD family phosphohydrolase has product MSRSQEISKWFRNLQHSKKLSWISYVVLGAVLFFALMNNVKPEQLDVNMYSIAKKTIHSPIKIEDKVTTDKKKKEAATKVEDQYTYKSEYKQNKVDIVNDVFAKVDEVVQEIKAVGPDDQKKMTDAEKVDKLKKKLPADLTKELSDSNLLNLINADPSQLVLAKDAAVTAINSIMTEHIKMDELKDAKERYVSEMNSVNVDNGLKESIKALGRYAISANYFYDPILTKEKRKAEEDLVPPVYILQGQVLVREGETISSDVYNQLKLVGLLEKGNGFQPYVGLAVLIGVLLYFMHKQFELFLKRKREDRPYVLAYITILSITIVLMKIISLFQKLEYAGIAYVVPVAMGTILVKLMIGDRFVFLTSMIFSVCGSIMFNEGVTSTLNYSVGIYVLLSSLSVSIFLREKNRRTMILQAGILVSVLNVVVLAALLLLRNGNFSPLEIGTQLLMASLSGIISSVLAMGILPYLESGLGIVSSMKLMELSSPNHPLLRRILLEAPGTYHHSVMVANLSEAACEAVGANGVLARVGAYYHDVGKTVQPQFFIENQMGIENPHDKLDPVTSKDIIIAHVTDGVRMLEEYHIPQEIIDIAGQHHGTTLLKYFYYKAIKEDKEKYTEEMFRYPGSKATSKESAIVGIADSVEAAVRSMNHPTPEQINNLVQSIIKDRLQDGQFSECDLTFKELQIVGKTLCETLNGIFHSRITYPEPPEEKEKE; this is encoded by the coding sequence ATGTCAAGATCTCAAGAAATTTCTAAGTGGTTTCGTAATTTACAACATTCGAAAAAACTAAGTTGGATTTCTTACGTTGTGTTAGGAGCAGTGCTGTTTTTTGCGCTTATGAATAATGTAAAACCAGAACAATTAGATGTTAATATGTATTCTATTGCGAAAAAGACAATCCATTCTCCTATAAAAATTGAAGATAAAGTTACAACGGATAAAAAGAAAAAAGAAGCCGCTACAAAAGTTGAAGATCAATATACATATAAAAGTGAGTATAAACAAAACAAAGTTGATATTGTGAATGACGTCTTTGCTAAAGTGGATGAAGTGGTGCAAGAGATTAAAGCTGTTGGACCGGATGATCAAAAAAAGATGACTGATGCTGAGAAAGTGGACAAGTTAAAAAAGAAACTACCCGCTGACTTAACGAAAGAGTTATCTGATTCAAACTTACTGAATTTGATTAATGCAGATCCGAGCCAATTAGTATTAGCGAAAGATGCTGCGGTCACAGCGATTAATAGTATCATGACTGAGCATATTAAAATGGACGAATTGAAAGATGCGAAAGAACGATATGTAAGTGAGATGAATAGTGTTAATGTTGATAATGGGTTAAAAGAATCAATTAAGGCGCTAGGAAGATATGCAATTTCAGCTAACTATTTTTATGACCCAATCTTAACGAAAGAGAAGAGAAAAGCAGAGGAAGATTTAGTTCCACCTGTTTATATTCTTCAAGGACAAGTTCTTGTTAGAGAAGGTGAAACAATTTCAAGTGATGTGTATAATCAGTTGAAATTAGTTGGTTTGTTAGAAAAAGGGAACGGTTTTCAACCTTATGTTGGATTAGCGGTACTCATTGGTGTGTTACTATACTTTATGCATAAACAATTTGAATTATTTTTAAAGAGAAAAAGAGAAGATAGACCGTATGTTTTAGCGTATATTACAATTTTGTCTATCACAATCGTCTTAATGAAAATCATTAGTTTGTTTCAAAAACTTGAATACGCAGGGATTGCATATGTTGTCCCAGTTGCGATGGGAACAATACTTGTAAAACTAATGATTGGTGATCGATTTGTCTTTTTAACGAGTATGATTTTTTCTGTATGCGGAAGTATTATGTTTAATGAAGGAGTAACGAGTACATTAAATTATAGTGTAGGGATTTACGTATTGTTAAGTTCGTTATCGGTTAGTATTTTCTTGCGAGAAAAAAATCGTCGTACAATGATTTTACAAGCTGGTATACTCGTTTCTGTATTAAATGTAGTCGTATTGGCGGCGCTCTTATTATTACGTAATGGGAATTTTTCGCCTCTTGAAATTGGTACGCAATTATTAATGGCTTCACTTTCAGGGATTATATCATCCGTTTTGGCTATGGGGATTTTACCATATTTAGAAAGTGGACTTGGAATCGTATCAAGTATGAAGCTTATGGAATTATCAAGCCCAAATCATCCACTTTTACGCAGAATTTTGTTAGAAGCGCCAGGGACATATCATCATAGTGTAATGGTAGCGAATCTTTCTGAGGCTGCTTGTGAAGCAGTCGGGGCAAATGGTGTATTAGCGCGTGTAGGGGCATATTATCATGATGTAGGAAAAACAGTACAACCGCAATTCTTTATTGAAAACCAAATGGGAATTGAAAACCCGCATGATAAATTAGATCCTGTAACAAGTAAAGATATTATAATTGCTCACGTAACGGATGGAGTAAGAATGCTCGAAGAATATCATATTCCACAAGAAATTATTGATATCGCTGGGCAACATCACGGTACAACGTTACTGAAATATTTTTATTATAAAGCTATTAAAGAAGATAAAGAAAAATATACAGAAGAGATGTTCCGTTATCCAGGTTCAAAAGCAACTTCGAAAGAATCGGCAATTGTTGGTATTGCTGATAGTGTAGAAGCTGCGGTACGTTCTATGAATCACCCAACGCCAGAACAAATTAATAATTTGGTGCAAAGTATTATTAAAGATCGACTGCAAGACGGTCAATTTAGTGAATGTGATTTGACGTTTAAGGAACTACAAATCGTTGGAAAAACGTTGTGTGAAACGTTAAATGGTATTTTCCATTCGCGTATTACATATCCGGAACCTCCGGAAGAAAAGGAGAAAGAATGA
- a CDS encoding YqzL family protein, protein MLDFTWKFFSKTGSIETYLLLKEMEKDVNDEMDQHEEELAHLDSPIS, encoded by the coding sequence ATGCTAGATTTTACCTGGAAGTTTTTCTCCAAAACAGGAAGCATTGAAACGTACTTGCTTTTGAAAGAAATGGAAAAAGACGTAAACGATGAGATGGATCAACATGAAGAGGAGCTAGCGCATCTAGACTCTCCAATTTCTTGA
- the yqfC gene encoding sporulation protein YqfC: MKKLEQMKNWLTKQVDLPVDVLMDLPRITLVGQIHIYIENHRGLLVFSDKEVRLLLKHGQLLIKGQSFVIKTILPEELLLEGIIEQVTFLENEKKGD; the protein is encoded by the coding sequence ATGAAGAAATTAGAACAAATGAAAAATTGGTTGACAAAACAAGTAGACCTACCAGTGGATGTATTAATGGATCTACCTCGGATTACTCTTGTTGGGCAAATACATATTTATATAGAAAATCATCGGGGGTTATTAGTGTTTTCAGATAAAGAAGTGCGATTGCTTTTAAAACACGGTCAATTATTAATTAAAGGACAATCCTTTGTTATTAAAACGATTCTTCCAGAAGAGCTTTTACTCGAGGGGATAATTGAGCAAGTAACATTTTTAGAAAATGAAAAAAAAGGTGATTGA
- the yqfD gene encoding sporulation protein YqfD, which translates to MKNKWFIKWLGYVKVRIEGRGAERFVNECVRRNLLVWDVKKIADETLVFCMLLRDVKKIKPIYRKNECKLYFIGRYGFPFWNKRLIKNSGFLIGFLIFFFGVIAMSNMVWKIEITGAKPETEYILMKELDKMGIKKGKLQFQMPNVEDVQRHLTDNINAITWAGLEVRGTTYHFKIVEKNEPKKEKEQRPQNLVAKKEAIITKTFVEVGKPVVLKNDHVEKGQILVSGIYGNEESPTIVSAKGIVYGETWYTSKVDVPLKTQFQVYTGNVYNEHFLKFGDTKIKIWGFQHDKYKRSRTESVKHDVKLFGFTLPIAYEKDVVREEEEANREYTEKQALKVAKEMAEKELKKKLDEHAMIVSDKILSKEVEADQLKVTLHYTVVENIAEPQPISESDIQGD; encoded by the coding sequence ATGAAAAATAAATGGTTTATAAAGTGGCTTGGATATGTAAAAGTGCGAATTGAAGGTAGAGGAGCGGAACGGTTTGTTAATGAATGTGTACGGAGGAATTTATTAGTTTGGGATGTTAAAAAGATAGCTGATGAAACGTTAGTTTTTTGTATGTTGTTACGCGATGTGAAAAAAATAAAACCAATTTATAGAAAAAATGAATGTAAATTATATTTTATTGGACGTTATGGTTTTCCTTTTTGGAATAAACGTTTAATTAAAAACAGTGGATTTTTAATTGGTTTTTTAATTTTCTTTTTTGGTGTGATTGCAATGTCAAATATGGTTTGGAAAATTGAAATTACAGGAGCTAAACCTGAAACAGAATATATATTGATGAAAGAATTGGATAAAATGGGTATTAAAAAAGGGAAACTACAATTTCAAATGCCGAATGTAGAAGATGTGCAACGCCATTTGACAGATAATATTAATGCCATTACTTGGGCGGGACTAGAAGTAAGGGGAACGACTTATCATTTTAAAATTGTTGAAAAAAACGAACCGAAGAAAGAAAAGGAACAAAGGCCACAAAATTTAGTAGCAAAAAAAGAAGCGATTATTACAAAAACGTTTGTAGAAGTTGGAAAGCCGGTTGTACTGAAAAATGATCATGTAGAAAAAGGACAGATTCTCGTATCGGGAATATATGGTAATGAGGAAAGTCCGACGATTGTTTCAGCGAAAGGTATTGTATATGGCGAAACGTGGTATACATCTAAGGTGGATGTCCCGTTAAAGACGCAATTCCAAGTGTATACTGGTAATGTATACAATGAACATTTTCTTAAATTCGGGGATACGAAAATAAAAATATGGGGATTTCAGCATGATAAGTATAAACGCTCTCGTACTGAAAGTGTAAAGCATGATGTGAAATTATTTGGTTTTACACTGCCGATTGCATATGAAAAAGATGTTGTGAGAGAAGAAGAAGAAGCGAATCGAGAATATACAGAAAAGCAAGCGCTGAAAGTAGCGAAGGAGATGGCCGAAAAAGAACTAAAGAAAAAATTGGATGAACATGCTATGATTGTAAGTGATAAGATTTTGAGTAAAGAGGTTGAGGCGGATCAACTAAAAGTCACATTGCATTATACTGTGGTTGAAAATATTGCAGAGCCACAACCAATATCCGAATCCGATATTCAAGGAGACTGA
- a CDS encoding diacylglycerol kinase family protein, whose product MKKGKLIDSFGYAIAGIFFCFRHERNMKIHYLAAVIVICCGFYFHITKIEWMILLVVIGSVMSLEMVNTAVENTVDLPSAHIHPFAKIAKDVAAGAVLLFAIIAVIIGAIIFFPYMV is encoded by the coding sequence ATGAAAAAAGGAAAACTTATAGATAGTTTTGGATATGCTATAGCTGGTATATTCTTTTGTTTTCGTCATGAACGAAATATGAAAATCCATTATTTAGCCGCAGTCATTGTTATATGCTGCGGCTTTTATTTCCATATTACGAAAATAGAGTGGATGATATTACTTGTTGTAATAGGGAGTGTAATGAGCTTAGAGATGGTAAATACGGCTGTGGAAAATACGGTAGATTTACCGTCTGCCCATATTCATCCGTTTGCAAAAATTGCAAAGGATGTTGCGGCAGGAGCGGTTTTATTGTTTGCAATTATAGCTGTTATAATCGGTGCTATTATCTTTTTTCCGTATATGGTATAG
- a CDS encoding PhoH family protein, whose product MAEQLVEMNQQLENANEAIALFGVNDAHLKVIERELNVSIVTRGETVHVSGAVETVALVEKILQQLLVVIRKSISISERDVAYAIQLAQQGKIAQFEELYEEEIFKTAKGKSIRVKTMGQRRYIHAMKKNDIVFGIGPAGTGKTYLAVVMAVRALKQGYVKKIILTRPAVEAGENLGFLPGDLKEKVDPYLRPLYDALHDILGQEYTQRMMERGVIEIAPLAYMRGRTLDDSFVILDEAQNTTGAQIKMFLTRLGFSSKMVITGDPSQVDLPKGVKSGLSIAANILSGVSGLSFITLEQTDVVRHPLVQRIIEAYDKME is encoded by the coding sequence ATGGCAGAACAATTAGTAGAAATGAACCAACAATTGGAAAATGCTAACGAAGCAATCGCTCTTTTTGGAGTTAATGATGCGCATTTAAAAGTAATTGAACGAGAACTGAATGTATCGATCGTAACTAGAGGAGAAACTGTTCATGTATCTGGGGCAGTTGAAACGGTGGCACTCGTAGAAAAAATCTTACAGCAATTACTTGTTGTAATTCGTAAAAGTATATCAATTTCAGAGAGAGATGTTGCGTATGCGATTCAGCTTGCACAACAAGGGAAAATTGCTCAATTTGAAGAGTTATATGAGGAAGAAATTTTCAAGACTGCAAAAGGTAAATCCATTCGTGTAAAAACAATGGGGCAAAGAAGATATATTCATGCGATGAAGAAGAATGATATTGTCTTTGGGATAGGGCCTGCAGGAACTGGAAAAACATATTTAGCTGTAGTAATGGCTGTGAGGGCTTTAAAACAAGGATATGTAAAGAAAATTATTTTAACAAGACCTGCTGTAGAAGCTGGAGAAAATTTAGGTTTTTTACCAGGGGATTTGAAAGAGAAGGTAGATCCATACTTACGCCCGTTATATGATGCTTTACATGATATTCTTGGACAAGAATATACGCAGCGTATGATGGAGCGAGGAGTAATTGAAATAGCTCCGCTTGCTTATATGAGGGGGCGTACGCTTGATGATTCATTTGTTATTTTAGATGAGGCTCAAAATACAACGGGTGCTCAAATAAAAATGTTTTTAACAAGATTAGGTTTTAGTTCTAAAATGGTTATTACAGGGGACCCTTCACAAGTAGACTTGCCAAAAGGGGTAAAATCAGGGCTATCTATAGCTGCTAATATTTTATCTGGTGTATCAGGTCTGTCATTTATTACATTAGAACAAACGGACGTTGTGAGACATCCATTGGTGCAACGTATTATTGAGGCATATGATAAAATGGAATGA
- a CDS encoding cytidine deaminase, which produces MNSKQLILEAIEARKQAYVPYSKFQVGAALLTRGGKVYRGCNVENASYGLCNCAERTALFKAVSEGDKEFVAIAVVADTKRPVPPCGACRQVMVELCKQDTKVYLSNLHGDVQETTVGELLPGAFLAEDLHE; this is translated from the coding sequence ATGAATAGTAAACAATTAATTCTAGAAGCAATCGAAGCGCGTAAACAAGCGTACGTACCATATTCTAAATTTCAAGTAGGTGCAGCATTATTAACGCGCGGTGGAAAAGTATATCGTGGATGTAATGTTGAGAATGCATCATATGGCTTATGTAATTGTGCTGAAAGAACAGCTTTATTTAAGGCGGTTTCTGAAGGAGATAAAGAATTTGTAGCCATTGCGGTTGTAGCAGATACAAAGCGCCCAGTACCTCCTTGTGGAGCATGTCGACAAGTTATGGTAGAATTATGTAAACAGGATACGAAAGTATACTTATCAAACTTACATGGTGACGTTCAGGAGACGACAGTCGGAGAATTGTTACCAGGAGCATTTTTAGCGGAGGATTTACATGAATAG